One region of Parambassis ranga chromosome 21, fParRan2.1, whole genome shotgun sequence genomic DNA includes:
- the crygs2 gene encoding crystallin, gamma S2, with translation MGRIIFYEDKNFQGRRYECDSDCSDFQAYLSRCNSIRVESGAWVVYERPNYLGYQYVLTRGEYPDYQRWMGLNDRLSSCKIIHFTSGVQYKMQLYEKADFGGQALEATEDCPSLLEKFRWREVNSCKVFDGWWVFYEHPNYSGRQYFLEKGEYRKPGDWGAVSPTVQSFRRFTE, from the exons ATGGGCAGG ATCATTTTCTATGAGGACAAAAACTTTCAGGGCCGCCGCTATGAGTGTGACAGCGACTGCTCAGACTTCCAAGCCTACCTGAGTCGCTGCAACTCCATCCGTGTGGAGAGTGGAGCCTGGGTAGTGTACGAGAGGCCCAACTACCTGGGCTACCAGTATGTCCTGACCCGGGGGGAGTATCCAGATTACCAGCGCTGGATGGGACTAAATGACCGCCTCAGCTCCTGCAAGATAATCCACTTT ACTAGTGGGGTCCAGTACAAAATGCAGCTTTATGAGAAGGCAGACTTCGGGGGCCAGGCCTTGGAGGCCACAGAGGACTGTCCTTCCCTCTTGGAGAAGTTCCGCTGGCGTGAGGTAAACTCCTGCAAAGTGTTTGACGGTTGGTGGGTTTTCTACGAGCACCCCAACTACAGCGGACGCCAGTACTTCCTAGAGAAGGGGGAATATCGCAAACCTGGCGACTGGGGTGCTGTCAGTCCTACGGTTCAGTCCTTCAGGCGTTTCACTGAATGA
- the lcmt2 gene encoding tRNA wybutosine-synthesizing protein 4 codes for MSPTKGKKQGRDTAVQGTNDSSVVSKVSAAAQGYFNDAFLQHFVCKSARRAPLINRGYYVRWRAVDHCVRRFLHITENCPKRQILSLGAGFDSLYFRLHADEVLSKTVVFEVDFPDVTRRKLALISSNSTLRGMLDSLLLCPTGPVYVSSSQYRLLGVDVREEAQVEEALGLAGLDWAAPTLILSEVVLTYMETQWSDAVIGWAAKHLPQSLFVIYEQIHPHDPFGQVMQEHFLKLNSTLHALQQYPDTEAQRQRFLDKGWEQCVCLDMNDFFLGLVPEEERERVRHLEPFDEYEEWHQKCSHYFILTAARGSLMAQALLTCHPGSPVSPCWSTTVLSAQSLPVYVEGLGMASTLLRPEQVLLTGGSSRGGRGLLSRLLLRGQEGWRAISVDMSADLGARLYHTATGLPGGGVVVYGGRSSPLNPIKSLFKMTCGPLTETEGRDAVKVCVEQMVCLGNPPPPRWRHTATMVSHKDRDFLFVFGGKNESEAALGDGYFLSLKQKHWTEMPLEGVAPEARHSHSACSYQGGVVVFGGLSRGGVPLGDTVVLRPTDVGFCWERMDVHPPPVPRYSHCAHVIAEKLVVVGGVWLHSDGVPGILVINMSTCSSVEFYLDTTLVPWPLMLHSFCTELVESEEPELLLIGGGGNCFSFGTHWNSQLVNVNLRHALLG; via the exons ATGTCACCAACAAAAGGGAAGAAGCAGGGGAGAGACACAGCG GTACAGGGAACCAATGACAGTAGTGTGGTGAGCAaagtgtctgcagcagcacagggcTACTTCAACGATGCCTTCCTCCAACACTTCGTGTGCAAATCAGCCAGACGAGCTCCGCTCATCAACAG GGGTTATTATGTGCGCTGGAGAGCTGTTGATCACTGTGTGAGGAGGTTTCTACACATTACAGAGAACTGCCCCAAAAGACAG ATTTTGTCTCTGGGTGCCGGCTTCGACTCTCTGTATTTCCGTCTGCACGCAGATGAAGTTCTGAGCAAGACTGTAGTGTTTGAGGTAGATTTTCCTGATGTCACCAGACGCAAACTGGCCCTGATCAGCTCTAACTCAACACTGAGGGGGATGTTAGACTCTCTGCTACTTTGTCCTACTG GGCCTGTTTATGTGTCCAGCAGTCAGTACCGTCTTTTAGGGGTGGATGTTAGGGAGGAAGCTCAGGTGGAAGAGGCTCTGGGTTTGGCTGGACTGGACTGGGCTGCTCCAACCTTGATTCTCTCTGAAGTGGTGCTCACCTACATGGAAACACAGTG GTCAGATGCTGTTATTGGCTGGGCAGCAAAGCACCTGCCTCAGTCCCTCTTTGTAATCTATGAGCAGATCCATCCACATGACCCGTTTGGTCAAGTCATGCAAGAACATTTTCTCAAACTGAACTCAACTCTGCATGCGCTCCAACAGTACCCAgacacagaggcacagagacAAAGGTTCCTGGACAAG gggtgggagcagtgtgtgtgtctggatatGAATGACTTCTTCCTGGGGCTCGTCCCTGAGgaggagcgagagagagtgCGGCACCTGGAGCCTTTTGATGAATATGAG GAGTGGCACCAGAAATGTTCCCACTACTTCATCCTCACTGCAGCTCGAGGCTCTTTGATGGCACAGGCTTTGCTCACTTGTCATCCAG GGTCACCCGTTAGCCCATGTTGGAGCACCACAGTCCTGAGTGCACAGAGCTTACCGGTGTATGTAGAGGGGCTGGGGATGGCGTCCACCTTGCTGAGACCAGAGCAGGTCCTGCTGACAGGAGGAtccagcagaggaggcagagggttGTTGTCCAGACTCCTCCTAAGAGGCCAAGAAGGCTGGAGAGCCATCAGCGTGGACATGTCTGCAGATCTGG GTGCACGACTCTACCACACTGCGACCGGCCTTCCTGGAGGTGGTGTGGTGGTTTATGGAGGCCGCTCCTCCCCACTCAACCCAATCAAGAGCCTTTTCAAAATGACCTGTGGTCCTCTTACAGAGACAGAAGGCAGAGATgcagtgaaggtgtgtgtggagcagatgGTCTGTTTGGGTAATCCTCCGCCACCAAGATGGCGGCACACTGCTACTATGGTCAGCCACAAAG acagagactttctttttgtgtttggtGGGAAGAACGAATCAGAGGCAGCTCTGGGTGATGGCTACTTCCTGAGTCTGAAACAGAAGCACTGGACTGAG ATGCCACTAGAGGGCGTTGCACCAGAGGCTCGTCACTCTCACTCAGCCTGTTCCTATCAGGGTGGCGTGGTGGTGTTTGGAGGACTGAGCAGAGGTGGAGTGCCATTGGGTGACACGGTGGTGTTGAGGCCAACTGATGTAGGCTTCTGCTGGGAGAGAATGGATGTGCACCCCCCACCTGTTCCCAG ATACTCTCACTGTGCCCATGTAATCGCTGAGaagctggtggtggtgggaggagtTTGGCTCCATTCAGACGGTGTACCAGGCATTCTAGTCATCAACATGAGCACGTGCAGCAGTGTGGAGTTCTATCTGGACACG ACCTTGGTGCCCTGGCCTTTGATGCTACACTCATTCTGCACTGAGCTGGTGGAGTCTGAGGAGCCAGAGCTGctcctgattggtggaggagggAACTGTTTTTCCTTTGGGACTCACTGGAATTCTCAGCTTGTCAATGTGAACCTCAGACATGCGCTGCTGGGATGA
- the rab5b gene encoding ras-related protein Rab-5B — protein MSSRGSGGRSNGTLPQTKICQFKLVLLGDMAVGKSSLVLRFVKGQFDEFQETTIGAAFLAQSVCLDDTTVKFEIWDTAGQERYHSLAPMYYRGAQAAIVVFDITKPETFERAKAWVKELQRQASPNIVIALAGNKADLAEKRLVEYEEAQTYAEDTGLLFMETSAKTAMNVNELFLAIAKKMPKTDTQNPTHAARHRGVNLQDPDAHSTRACCGGN, from the exons ATGAGCTCCAGAGGGAGCGGAGGCCGCTCCAACGGCACTCTACCACAGACCAAGATCTGCCAGTTTAAGCTGGTGCTGCTGGGCGACATGGCTGTCGGCAAGTCCAGCCTGGTGCTTCGTTTCGTCAAAGGGCAGTTTGATGAGTTCCAGGAGACAACCATCGGAG ctgcatTCCTGGCTCAGTCGGTGTGTTTAGATGACACTACGGTGAAGTTTGAGATCTGggacacagcaggacaggagcGATACCACAGTCTGGCTCCCATGTACTACCGCGGAGCTCAGGCTGCTATCGTCGTCTTTGACATCACCAAGCCG GAGACTTTCGAGCGGGCCAAGGCCTGGGTGAAGGAGTTGCAGAGGCAGGCCAGTCCTAACATTGTTATTGCCCTGGCAGGTAACAAGGCTGACCTGGCAGAGAAAAGGCTGGTGGAGTATGAG GAAGCCCAGACATATGCTGAAGACACCGGCTTGCTCTTTATGGAGACCTCTGCCAAGACCGCCATGAATGTCAATGAGCTTTTCCTGGCCATCG CAAAAAAGATGCCAAAAACAGACACCCAGAACCCCACACATGCAGCACGGCACCGGGGAGTTAACCTCCAGGACCCAGACGCCCACTCCACCCGAGCCTGCTGTGGAGGGAACTAG